One genomic segment of Lewinellaceae bacterium includes these proteins:
- a CDS encoding T9SS type A sorting domain-containing protein, with product MVTTRIKDNHPATTVKVVFLMLGWILFILTPGWCQTQIEVWPGGQIVTISGLPAAPCGETIFKASLVNVEDEHTNDKPTEVSKLNAMVAATLAEVPQGNRIRLQNNKHYEMQFKSQGLSPLPWNTGNDTVPYYFPVYHGMESEGLSSDSIGSLLPVRNEPGETESIWKADVFFPNGTTDGYVVISFRLAFLYGPIAYNVVIPFVVEGPTEVDVPVPILDTIVEPQMPYLVLHAPPGDGSSSEFQTSKTICRNLQTDITSSEAHAANLAVKLGIAGQAGLFVTTSFEFSVTFSAGLEAGDLMYTTSSNQTCITVSEGFATSELVDDQGGGDVFIGYGQDLALGVYPLIQFDEATCTAIKTKGLVYAPVGKPRHFILTKRGIEDNIVELEGMLKDSAQLEPRQSNTILNQMNVWKQVLALNLENINDPDNEVLESNLTLTSGAKLERQQSVQTTQTRSIKYEQYIDAKVGIQAVVEVAGSGVSGGYEFKASKRYGASQNQTQDESKLVKYTLSDDDPGDRYNLNIVRDPMFGTPIFRIVNGTRSSCPYQAGYQRDQPDLVFADGKDTMTISNIATGTKPTFKIKICNNSDEPRTYYLKGNPATNLNGAIVEGFGNNLFNTNDNGVDFTVPAQGCLDDATLSITQANREVYDYNNIELYLYSLCQPDNAPIASSIFLNVHYVPTTGVNDLAAAGVGLNVIPNPNQGDFTIALEGFHENGWLSISDLNGRTVYRRQVQPSDTNFELNAHQFFPGMYFVTLQNDRGRIIRKLVVE from the coding sequence ATGGTAACGACGAGAATTAAGGATAACCATCCGGCAACAACCGTCAAGGTGGTCTTTTTAATGCTGGGATGGATTTTATTTATCCTAACCCCGGGATGGTGTCAGACCCAAATCGAAGTTTGGCCGGGGGGCCAAATCGTAACCATATCCGGCTTGCCCGCTGCGCCATGTGGAGAAACTATTTTTAAAGCATCTCTGGTAAATGTGGAGGATGAGCATACCAATGATAAACCAACCGAAGTCTCCAAGTTGAATGCCATGGTTGCTGCTACGCTGGCAGAAGTCCCGCAGGGAAACCGCATTCGGCTGCAGAATAATAAGCATTATGAAATGCAATTTAAATCACAGGGGTTATCTCCTTTGCCATGGAATACGGGAAACGACACGGTGCCCTATTATTTTCCGGTATATCATGGAATGGAAAGTGAAGGCCTATCCTCGGATAGCATTGGGAGCCTCTTGCCAGTCAGGAATGAGCCGGGTGAAACGGAGAGCATTTGGAAAGCGGATGTATTTTTTCCAAATGGAACCACAGATGGATATGTGGTCATCTCATTCAGGTTGGCGTTTTTATATGGTCCTATTGCATACAATGTTGTGATTCCTTTTGTAGTAGAAGGGCCGACGGAAGTAGATGTGCCTGTGCCCATATTGGACACGATCGTGGAACCTCAGATGCCTTATCTGGTCCTGCATGCACCACCCGGTGATGGCAGTAGCAGCGAATTTCAAACGAGTAAAACCATTTGCCGGAATTTGCAAACCGATATTACCAGTTCAGAGGCACATGCTGCAAATCTTGCGGTTAAATTGGGTATTGCCGGACAAGCGGGCTTGTTTGTAACCACCTCCTTTGAATTTTCGGTTACCTTTTCCGCCGGACTGGAAGCCGGAGACCTGATGTATACCACCTCATCCAATCAAACGTGCATTACCGTCAGTGAAGGGTTTGCCACCTCGGAACTGGTCGATGATCAGGGTGGTGGAGATGTATTCATCGGTTATGGACAAGATTTGGCCTTAGGTGTTTATCCACTGATCCAGTTTGATGAGGCCACCTGTACAGCCATTAAAACCAAGGGTTTAGTTTATGCTCCGGTGGGTAAGCCGAGGCATTTCATCCTCACTAAAAGAGGGATAGAGGACAACATTGTTGAGCTGGAGGGGATGTTAAAAGACTCGGCTCAGCTGGAACCCAGACAGAGCAATACGATCCTGAACCAGATGAACGTATGGAAGCAGGTCCTCGCTTTGAATCTGGAGAACATCAACGACCCGGACAATGAAGTTCTGGAATCGAATCTGACCCTTACTTCCGGTGCCAAATTAGAGCGTCAGCAGAGTGTTCAGACGACCCAGACCAGGTCCATTAAATATGAACAATACATTGACGCCAAAGTCGGAATACAAGCAGTGGTCGAAGTAGCTGGTTCCGGAGTGTCGGGAGGATATGAATTCAAGGCTTCAAAAAGATATGGCGCCTCACAAAATCAAACCCAGGATGAATCAAAACTGGTCAAGTACACGCTAAGTGATGACGATCCGGGTGATAGATATAATCTTAACATTGTCCGGGATCCTATGTTTGGTACACCGATTTTCCGGATAGTGAATGGTACCCGGAGCAGTTGCCCCTATCAGGCTGGCTACCAGCGGGATCAACCCGATCTGGTCTTTGCAGATGGAAAAGATACTATGACCATTTCCAATATTGCTACAGGCACTAAACCAACCTTTAAGATTAAGATCTGTAACAACAGCGATGAACCACGGACGTATTACCTGAAAGGAAATCCGGCAACCAACCTGAACGGTGCAATTGTGGAAGGATTTGGAAATAATTTATTTAACACCAATGACAATGGAGTTGATTTTACCGTGCCTGCCCAGGGATGTCTCGATGATGCCACGCTTTCTATAACACAAGCCAATAGAGAGGTTTACGATTACAACAATATCGAACTGTACCTGTACAGTTTGTGTCAGCCGGATAACGCACCGATTGCCTCGAGCATCTTCCTGAATGTCCACTATGTGCCGACTACCGGAGTAAATGACCTGGCTGCAGCGGGTGTTGGTTTAAATGTCATTCCCAATCCCAATCAAGGAGATTTTACGATTGCATTGGAAGGATTCCATGAAAATGGTTGGTTATCCATCTCGGATCTCAATGGCCGGACCGTTTATCGGCGTCAGGTGCAACCTTCCGATACAAATTTCGAACTCAATGCACACCAATTTTTTCCCGGAATGTACTTCGTAACACTGCAAAATGACAGAGGTAGAATCATCCGTAAACTGGTCGTAGAGTAG
- a CDS encoding TlpA family protein disulfide reductase has protein sequence MKQILILVATLFISAAVSAQRPMPTAEVGTLDGKKVNLQEYTTNGKIKVISFWATWCGPCKIELDAMKGHFSEWKDKYDIDFIAISVDDARNIARIKPLVAQKGWPFTVLLDSNQELMRTLNIYSIPQTFLVDQKGNIVHQYNGYVPGSEKDLGDRISKLAEK, from the coding sequence ATGAAGCAGATTCTGATCCTTGTCGCCACATTATTTATCTCGGCTGCTGTAAGTGCCCAAAGGCCTATGCCTACCGCAGAAGTGGGTACGTTGGACGGCAAGAAAGTCAACTTGCAGGAATATACGACCAACGGCAAGATCAAGGTCATCAGTTTTTGGGCTACCTGGTGCGGACCCTGTAAGATCGAACTCGATGCCATGAAAGGGCATTTTTCGGAATGGAAGGACAAGTACGATATTGACTTCATCGCCATCTCCGTCGATGATGCCCGCAACATTGCCCGCATCAAACCACTCGTAGCTCAAAAAGGCTGGCCGTTCACTGTTCTGCTGGACAGCAACCAGGAACTGATGCGTACCCTGAACATCTACAGCATTCCTCAGACCTTTCTGGTCGACCAAAAGGGAAACATTGTGCATCAATACAACGGATATGTGCCCGGCTCAGAAAAAGACCTGGGCGACCGGATCAGCAAGCTGGCGGAGAAATAG
- a CDS encoding Gfo/Idh/MocA family oxidoreductase — translation MKAHQFFSIAIFLLLSIEGFSQTRLAIAGMTHDHVHGILNRMKDGDFKIVGIVEADKNRIADLAKRYDIAGIPVFDNLEQLISRTHPEGVCAFGSIADHLKVVEVCAPAHIPVMVEKPLAANALAAKRMDSLATKYNIPLLVNYETTWYPALHAAKEWIDAGKIGAIRRMVINMGHQGPKEIGCSQAFLDWLTDPVLNGGGAITDFGCYGTDIAAWLLPGEEPEQILAVSKQFKPEIYPNVDDDATIILDFPTAEVIIQASWNWPFGRKDVVIYGEKGTIWLDRTLEMKVRMGDGPVETINVEPLPTTENDPFRYFGEVIRDHIDPSGSLTSLEVNRRAMRWLAEAAEISRK, via the coding sequence ATGAAAGCACATCAATTTTTTTCCATCGCAATTTTCTTGCTATTGTCCATCGAAGGGTTCTCCCAAACCCGGTTGGCCATAGCTGGGATGACCCACGATCACGTCCACGGCATTCTAAATCGTATGAAAGACGGTGATTTTAAGATCGTTGGAATTGTAGAGGCCGACAAAAACCGCATTGCAGACCTGGCCAAGCGCTATGATATAGCCGGAATACCGGTCTTTGATAATCTGGAACAGCTGATCTCCAGGACGCACCCCGAAGGCGTCTGTGCGTTCGGATCCATCGCGGATCATCTGAAAGTCGTGGAGGTTTGTGCACCAGCCCACATCCCGGTGATGGTAGAAAAACCACTGGCTGCCAATGCACTAGCTGCCAAACGCATGGATTCCCTGGCCACGAAATACAACATCCCACTGCTGGTCAACTACGAGACGACCTGGTATCCGGCATTACACGCCGCGAAGGAATGGATCGACGCCGGCAAGATCGGAGCCATACGTCGCATGGTCATTAACATGGGCCATCAGGGGCCTAAAGAAATCGGTTGCAGCCAGGCCTTCCTGGATTGGCTGACGGACCCGGTCCTCAACGGAGGCGGCGCCATCACCGACTTCGGTTGCTACGGGACTGATATCGCAGCCTGGTTGTTGCCCGGTGAAGAACCGGAACAGATCCTGGCCGTATCCAAACAATTCAAACCGGAGATCTATCCCAACGTCGATGATGATGCTACCATTATCCTGGATTTTCCTACTGCTGAGGTCATCATCCAGGCTTCCTGGAATTGGCCCTTTGGCCGGAAAGATGTGGTGATCTATGGAGAAAAAGGAACCATCTGGCTGGATCGTACCCTTGAAATGAAAGTGAGAATGGGTGATGGTCCGGTAGAAACGATAAATGTTGAACCACTCCCGACAACTGAAAACGATCCGTTCCGTTACTTTGGTGAGGTCATCCGGGATCACATCGACCCATCCGGGTCTTTAACCAGCCTGGAAGTTAACCGCAGAGCGATGCGGTGGCTGGCCGAGGCAGCAGAAATTTCCAGGAAATAA
- a CDS encoding ester cyclase: protein MKPIIAGLCALMLIAFSCQNADHEALKAFEDAQHQLDANLQMYERVWDDIVNKRQIDQINEEHFDKQVILVTSPENIEGVDGFKAYYNNYLTGFSDVTFTILDAFGQGDKIVKHWRFQGKHTGEFFGIPPTGKKVDIEGVTLVKMKNGKIAQEQDFLDNLVFYQQLGLSE, encoded by the coding sequence ATGAAGCCAATAATAGCCGGTTTGTGCGCACTCATGCTGATCGCATTTTCCTGTCAGAATGCAGATCATGAAGCACTCAAGGCATTTGAGGACGCGCAGCATCAGCTGGATGCCAATCTGCAGATGTATGAGCGTGTGTGGGACGATATCGTCAATAAAAGACAAATCGATCAGATTAATGAGGAGCATTTTGACAAACAGGTCATCCTGGTCACCAGTCCGGAGAATATAGAAGGTGTGGATGGGTTTAAAGCGTATTATAACAACTATCTAACCGGATTTTCAGATGTCACCTTCACCATTCTGGACGCTTTCGGGCAGGGTGATAAAATCGTCAAACATTGGAGATTTCAGGGAAAGCATACCGGAGAATTCTTTGGTATCCCACCAACCGGGAAGAAGGTCGATATTGAGGGTGTTACGCTTGTGAAAATGAAAAATGGTAAGATCGCTCAGGAGCAGGACTTCCTGGACAATCTGGTCTTTTACCAACAACTCGGTCTGTCCGAGTAA
- a CDS encoding LytTR family transcriptional regulator DNA-binding domain-containing protein — MKILVVEDEMIIGAKISIYLTELGYEVTGVIPRAEEALLHVKDNVPDIALLDIRLKGAMDGIALGVILNEQHQIPVVFLTANTDDATFEEAKKARPYAFLAKPFGKQDLKRALELTLNLLSGESQSESSHFDDIPSSNQPLSDRFFVYDGEKRVRILFDHVLYIKAERNYCRIITESKEYLLSMPMKSLEGELPPDLFQRIHRSYIVNLKHVDEIDNQVVRLGSHSLTISQAFLKPFLQRIKSV, encoded by the coding sequence ATGAAGATACTGGTTGTTGAGGATGAAATGATCATTGGAGCAAAGATCTCCATCTACCTGACAGAGCTCGGTTATGAGGTGACCGGTGTTATCCCACGGGCAGAGGAAGCGTTGCTGCACGTCAAGGATAATGTACCGGACATTGCCCTGCTGGACATCAGGCTCAAAGGAGCGATGGATGGCATTGCATTAGGTGTAATCCTGAATGAGCAACACCAGATTCCTGTCGTTTTTTTAACAGCTAATACCGATGATGCAACGTTTGAAGAAGCTAAAAAGGCCAGGCCCTACGCTTTTTTGGCCAAACCCTTCGGCAAGCAGGATTTGAAACGTGCATTGGAGCTGACCTTAAATTTGCTTTCCGGTGAATCCCAATCCGAATCATCCCATTTTGATGATATTCCTTCCTCCAATCAACCTCTTTCCGATCGGTTTTTCGTTTACGATGGTGAAAAGAGAGTACGTATTCTGTTTGATCATGTGCTGTACATCAAAGCTGAACGCAATTACTGCCGTATTATCACCGAATCCAAAGAATACCTGTTATCCATGCCCATGAAAAGTCTGGAAGGAGAACTTCCGCCGGATTTGTTCCAGCGCATTCACCGCTCCTACATCGTGAATCTAAAACACGTGGATGAAATAGACAATCAGGTGGTTCGTCTCGGAAGTCATTCCCTGACCATCAGCCAGGCTTTTCTCAAACCGTTTTTACAGCGCATCAAATCCGTCTGA
- a CDS encoding Omp28-related outer membrane protein — translation MGNILKHIRLLWVMILLPLACTEIPPIIGGPGQGSQEGEQRVLVEEFTGVYCVNCPGGSAFLQQLQQIYGDRLVIVSIHAGFFARQYPESQYQFKTDETEALQNLLGAPVAYPSATVNRMNFEGQSNRILGQADWASHIQESLDLEPQIALDMATAVDDSRNITIDVQMTGLAPVSNPLYLTVMLTEDNITDPQNTLSGVELDYVHHHVLRKILTPVSGESLSSDLITGEQLFKTYSYGIPADWDLDQVHAIAVVHRNDGNLDVLNVVEKKVKE, via the coding sequence ATGGGCAACATTCTGAAACACATACGACTGCTGTGGGTGATGATCCTGTTACCCCTCGCCTGCACCGAGATCCCTCCGATCATAGGCGGACCGGGTCAGGGCAGTCAGGAGGGTGAACAGCGGGTATTGGTGGAGGAATTCACAGGCGTTTACTGCGTCAATTGCCCCGGAGGGTCTGCCTTCCTCCAGCAATTGCAGCAGATCTATGGGGATCGCCTGGTGATCGTATCTATCCATGCGGGATTTTTTGCCCGGCAGTATCCGGAAAGTCAGTACCAATTTAAAACCGATGAGACGGAAGCCCTGCAGAATTTGCTCGGAGCGCCGGTTGCCTATCCATCAGCCACGGTAAACCGGATGAACTTTGAGGGACAATCCAATCGCATCCTCGGCCAGGCTGACTGGGCATCCCATATCCAGGAATCGCTGGATCTAGAACCACAAATAGCCCTGGACATGGCCACAGCCGTTGACGATAGCCGAAACATCACCATCGATGTTCAGATGACTGGGCTGGCTCCGGTCAGTAATCCGCTCTACCTGACCGTCATGCTTACCGAAGACAACATCACCGACCCGCAAAACACCCTGTCAGGCGTCGAGCTGGATTACGTGCATCACCATGTATTGCGCAAGATCCTTACACCTGTTTCCGGCGAGTCCCTGTCAAGTGATTTGATCACCGGAGAACAGCTGTTCAAAACCTATTCCTATGGCATACCTGCAGATTGGGACCTGGACCAGGTACACGCCATTGCCGTTGTCCATCGCAACGACGGAAACCTGGACGTGCTCAATGTAGTTGAAAAGAAGGTGAAGGAATAA